The Cricetulus griseus strain 17A/GY chromosome 9, alternate assembly CriGri-PICRH-1.0, whole genome shotgun sequence genome has a segment encoding these proteins:
- the LOC100762882 gene encoding carcinoembryonic antigen-related cell adhesion molecule 3-like, with the protein MVKKKVNMKEKASLLILWLPSTVAQLTIESVPPISAEGDNVLLFVHNLPENVQAFSWYTGVMALKSREIARYEIATNSRTLGTAHSGRATVFNNGSLLIKNVTRKDSGYYILQTLDTHLRSEITRVEFFVHAPIFGFKKHATPSKPTVELVPPMVAEEDNVLFLVRNLPEKLQGFAWHKGVLPLDHFKIASHAILINSSMLAHKYYGRATIYTNGSLLLQNVTQKDTGIYTLRTISADLRSEWAIMHLQVNSK; encoded by the exons atggtcaagAAAAAGGTAAACATGAAGGAAAAAG CCTCCCTTTTAATCCTCTGGCTGCCTTCTACTGTTGCCCAGCTCACCATTGAATCAGTGCCGCCAATTTCTGCTGAAGGGGATAATGTTCTTCTTTTTGTACATAATCTGCCTGAGAATGTTCAAGCCTTTTCCTGGTACACAGGAGTTATGGCGCTCAAGAGCCGTGAAATTGCAAGGTATGAGATAGCTACCAATTCACGTACTCTCGGAACTGCACACAGCGGCAGAGCGACAGTATTCAATAATGGATCTCTGCTGATCAAGAATGTCACCAGGAAGGACTCAGGATACTACATCCTACAAACACTCGATACACATTTGCGATCTGAAATAACACGTGTGGAATTTTTTGTACATG cCCCAATTTTCGGCTTCAAGAAGCATGCCACCCCCTCCAAACCCACAGTTGAGTTAGTGCCACCCATGGTGGCTGAAGAAGACAATGTTCTTTTTCTGGTTCGTAATCTGCCAGAGAAGCTTCAAGGCTTTGCTTGGCACAAAGGGGTACTTCCACTAGACCACTTCAAGATAGCAAGCCATGCAATCCTGATTAATTCAAGCATGCTGGCACACAAATATTATGGTAGAGCAACAATATATACCAATGGATCCCTGCTACTCCAGAATGTCACCCAGAAAGACACTGGAATTTACACCTTACGAACCATATCTGCAGATTTGAGATCAGAATGGGCCATTATGCACCTCCAAGTAAACAGTAAGTGA